The region CCTTTCCGCGCGGCACGGCTTCCAAACGCTGATCATGGACAAAGCCTCGGCAATAAATCTGTAGACCAGCAGAAGCCACCATGGCCGCATTATCCGTGCATAGCCATGGGCTAGGCATCCGTAAGTTCACCCCATTCGCCAGGGCCATTTCGGTCATGAACTGCCTGACCAGAGTGTTGGCCGCTACTCCACCAGCCACGATGACCGACCGCACCTTGCCGACACTGTTCAAAGCACGTTGGAGCTTAATACGTAGCGTCTCGGCAACTGCCAAGTTGAAGGAAGCCAGCATAACCGCCAGCTCAGCATTAGCCTCTATCTGACTGGTGCCTGACATGCGGTCGAGGCGCAAATGCGGATTGGCTGCTACTCGGGTCGCCACGGCCGTCTTCAAACCGCTGAAGCTGAAATCGAGATTCTGATTATCCAGATAAGGCTTGGGAAACAATTTTGGGTCAGGCTCGGCCGACATGGCGAGGCGGTCTATGTACTGCCCACCGGGATATGGCAAGTTGACCAGCTTAGCCACTTTATCGAAAGCCTCGCCTGCAGCATCGTCCAAGGTCCGACCTAAGATTTCGAAATCCACAGGAGAACGCAGAATATATATTTGGGTGTGCCCGCCCGAAACCAGTAGGCCCAAGGCTGGAAACTCCAAGTCGGTCTCCAGGCTTGCAGCCAGAAGATGTGCAAGGCAGTGGTCCACGCCAACCAAAGGCTTGCCCGCAGCGAGGCTGAAGCCCTTTGCATAGCCCAGCCCTACCAATAAGCTACCCAACAAGCCTGGGCCTCTGGACACGGCTACCACGTCAATATCAGCTGCGGTAAGCCC is a window of Desulfocurvibacter africanus subsp. africanus DSM 2603 DNA encoding:
- the tsaD gene encoding tRNA (adenosine(37)-N6)-threonylcarbamoyltransferase complex transferase subunit TsaD — encoded protein: MRCLGIETSCDETAVAVVHGTRLLGQKLASQADLHALFGGVVPEIASREHLRLIHPLTQALFKETGLTAADIDVVAVSRGPGLLGSLLVGLGYAKGFSLAAGKPLVGVDHCLAHLLAASLETDLEFPALGLLVSGGHTQIYILRSPVDFEILGRTLDDAAGEAFDKVAKLVNLPYPGGQYIDRLAMSAEPDPKLFPKPYLDNQNLDFSFSGLKTAVATRVAANPHLRLDRMSGTSQIEANAELAVMLASFNLAVAETLRIKLQRALNSVGKVRSVIVAGGVAANTLVRQFMTEMALANGVNLRMPSPWLCTDNAAMVASAGLQIYCRGFVHDQRLEAVPRGKAVPRDYIQLSRSLCESGPMI